AGGTTCTCCATGTGGCAGATGCTGCATTTTACACAGAGGAGAATCTCCAGACGCTAGGGATTCATACCTTCTGGATCAGCAGGGTTCCAATGGTTATCTTGGAGGCTGATGAACTTCGGAGAACCGAAGAACCATTTATTACTTGTAGTGATGATCGCTACTCCTATTATTCTTCTTTCTCTAATTATGCAGGAATACGCCAAAAATGGTTTGTTTTTCATTCAAGTGAACAACAAAAAAGAAAAGAGAGCACATTTGAGAAGAAGATCGAGAAGGAACTGGACAAATCTCGAAAATCACTGAAACATTTGGCTTCAAAACGTTTCGCATGTGAACCGGATGCACAAAATGCAATCAATGACTGGATCGTGAAACACCCCTGGATAGAATTTGATTCGTGTTCGGTTAAGCAGGTTCATGAAAGGATTGAAAAGAAAAGGGGGCGGCCTACTAAAGATGAGACTCTTATCGTAAAATACGCAATTGAAGGAGGTATCTCCCTAAACAAAAAGTATGTTGAGAGGGAAAGAGCAATTCTTGGTCGATTTATTGTTGCAACAAATGATCTCGATCTAGATCCAGAATCTGCTCTGTCATACTATAAGGGGCAGTACCAGGTTGAAAAAGGATTCAAATTCCTCAAAGATAAAACATTCAGAGTATCTGAAGTGTTTTTAAAAAATATTGGACGTATTCAGGCACTGGCAATGATTATGGTACTTTGTTTGTACGTGTATGCAGTATCTGAATATAAACTCCGAAAAGGTTTGAAAGAGTCAAATGAGAGT
The window above is part of the Methanospirillum lacunae genome. Proteins encoded here:
- a CDS encoding IS1634 family transposase; the encoded protein is MDFDDVFVPNSDKTIGHLGLVAGSYDELHIGTIIDHLIPKNGPHTLSHGDIVKAMTINGLGYIERRLYLFPAFFTDLSLKRLFNKDITADHLNDDVIGRTLDAIAAFGPTELFNHIVSDCLERDQFAINLVNTDTTNFSVYGDYDSDTNTEEIEITYGHPKDGRWDLKRFVLGMATNQYGIPLMLQTFSGNESDKKSLLRMVTGIKENLKIDEKVLHVADAAFYTEENLQTLGIHTFWISRVPMVILEADELRRTEEPFITCSDDRYSYYSSFSNYAGIRQKWFVFHSSEQQKRKESTFEKKIEKELDKSRKSLKHLASKRFACEPDAQNAINDWIVKHPWIEFDSCSVKQVHERIEKKRGRPTKDETLIVKYAIEGGISLNKKYVERERAILGRFIVATNDLDLDPESALSYYKGQYQVEKGFKFLKDKTFRVSEVFLKNIGRIQALAMIMVLCLYVYAVSEYKLRKGLKESNES